A region of Mesoplodon densirostris isolate mMesDen1 chromosome 11, mMesDen1 primary haplotype, whole genome shotgun sequence DNA encodes the following proteins:
- the HDAC7 gene encoding histone deacetylase 7 isoform X3, with protein sequence MDLRVGQRPPVEPPPEPTLLALQHPQRLHHHLFLAGLQTQRSAETMRVKIELPTHAAASSSDPAPLPPFSLPRPSPPSPTPRPSLGGRPSPQLSMDTPLPELQVGQQEQELRQLLNKDKSKRSAVASSVVKQKLAEVILKKQQAALERTVHPNSPSVPYRTLEPLETEGAARSMLSSFLPPVPSLPSDPPEHFPLRKTVSEPNLKLRYKPKKSLERRKNPLLRKESAPPSLRRRPAETLGDSSPSSSSTPASGCSSPNDSEHGPNPVLGSEALLGQRLRLQETSLAPFALLPTITLGLPAPARADGDRRTHATLGPRGPVLASPHAPLFLPHGLEPEAGGPLPSRLQPILLLDPSVSHAPLLTVPGLGPLPFHFAQSLLTTERPSGSGLHRPLSRTRSEPLPPSATAPPLLGPLQPRLERLKPHVQLIKRPAKPSEKPRLQQIPSAEDLETDGGGVGPLGDDGLEHRESSHGQHEARGPIPLQQHQQVYLWEQQRLAGRLPRGATGDSVLPPLAQGGHRPLSRAQSSPAAPASLPTPESTSQARVLPSSETPARTLPFTTGLVYDSVMLKHQCSCGDNSRHPEHAGRIQSIWSRLLERGLRSQCESLRGRKASLEELQSVHSERHVLLYGTNPLSRLKLDNGKLAGLLAQRMFVMLPCGGVGVDTDTIWNELHSSNAARWAAGSVTDLAFKVASRELKNGFAVVRPPGHHADHSTAMGFCFFNSVAIACRQLQQQGKASKILIVDWDVHHGNGTQQTFYQDPSVLYISLHRHDDGNFFPGSGAVDEVGAGSGEGFNVNVAWAGGLDPPVGDPEYLAAFRIVVMPIAREFSPDLVLVSAGFDAAEGHPPPLGGYHVSAKCFGYMTQQLMSLAGGAVVLALEGGHDLTAICDASEACVAALLGNKVDPLSEEGWKQKPNLNAIRSLEAVIRVHSEYWGCMQRLASCPDSWVPRVPGADAEEVEAVTALASLSVGILTEERTSEQLVEEEEPMNL encoded by the exons ATGGACCTGCGGGTGGGCCAGCGGCCCCCGGTGGAGCCCCCGCCGGAGCCCACGCTGCTGGCCCTGCAGCACCCCCAGCGCCTGCACCACCACCtcttcctggctggcctgcagaccCAGCGCTCGGCGGAGACCATGAGGGTAAAGATAGAGCTCCCCACGCACGCAGCAGCCTCGAGCTCAGACCcggcacccctccctcccttcagccTCCCCAGACCCTCGCCTCCGTCTCCAACTCCTCGCCCCTCCCTGGGCGGCCGGCCCTCCCCACAGCTCTCAATGGACACGCCGTTGCCCGAGTTGCAGGTGGGGCAGCAGGAGCAAGAGCTGCGGCAGCTTCTCAATAAGGACAAGAGCAAGCGCA GTGCCGTAGCCAGCAGTGTGGTCAAGCAGAAGCTGGCAGAGGTGATTCTGAAGAAACAGCAGGCAGCCTTAGAGAGGACGGTCCATCCCAATAGCCCCAGCGTTCCCTACAG AACTCTCGAGCCCTTGGAGACGGAAGGAGCTGCCCGTTCCATGCTCAGCAGCTTCCTGCCTCCTGTTCCCAGCCTGCCCAGCGACCCCCCGGAACACTTCCCTCTGCGTAAGACAG TCTCTGAGCCCAACCTGAAGCTGCGCTACAAGCCCAAAAAGTCCCTGGAGCGGAGGAAGAACCCGCTGCTGCGGAAGGAGAGCGCCCCGCCCAGCCTCCGGCGGCGGCCGGCTGAGACCCTCGGTG ACTCCTCCCCCAGTAGTAGCAGCACGCCGGCGTCAGGGTGCAGCTCCCCCAATGACAGCGAGCACGGCCCCAACCCGGTCCTGGGCTCCGAG GCGCTCTTGGGCCAGCGGCTGCGGCTGCAGGAGACCTCTCTGGCCCCGTTCGCCTTGCTGCCCACAATCACGCTGGGGCTGCCCGCCCCTGCCAGG GCTGATGGTGACCGCAGGACCCATGCGACTCTGGGCCCTCGGGGACCAGTCCTGGCGAGTCCCCATGCTCCCCTCTTCCTGCCCCATGGCCTGGAGCCCGAGGCTGGAGGCCCCCTGCCCTCTCGCCTGCAGCCCATTCTCCTTCTGGATCCTTCGGTCTCTCATGCCCCCCTGCTGACTG TGCCCGGGCTTGGGCCCCTGCCCTTCCACTTTGCCCAGTCCTTACTGACCACCGAGCGGCCCTCCGGGTCAGGCCTCCACCGGCCGCTGAGCCGGACCCGCTCAGAGCCCCTGCCCCCAAGCGCCACTGCCCCCCCACTGCTGGGCCCCCTGCAGCCCCGCCTGGAGCGGCTCAAACCTCATGTCCAGCTGATCAAG AGGCCAGCCAAGCCGAGTGAGAAGCCCCGACTGCAGCAGATACCCTCGGCTGAGGACCTCGAGACAGACGGCGGGGGAGTGGGGCCGCTGGGGGATGACGGCCTGGAACACAGGGAGTCCAGCCATGGGCAGCATGAGGCCCGAGGCCCTATTCCTCTCCAGCAGCACCAGCAG GTGTACCTCTGGGAGCAGCAGCGACTGGCTGGGCGGCTCCCCCGGGGAGCCACTGGGGACTCCGTGCTGCCTCCCCTGGCCCAGGGCGGTCACCGGCCTCTGTCCAGGGCTCAGTCGTCCCCAGCCGCGCCTGCCTCACTGCCAACCCCAGAGTCCACCAGCCAGGCCCGTGTCCTGCCCAGCTCAGAGACCCCTGCCCGGACCCTGCCCTTCACCACAG GGCTGGTCTATGACTCAGTAATGCTGAAGCACCAGTGCTCCTGCGGAGACAACAGCAGGCACCCGGAGCACGCAGGCCGCATCCAGAGCATCTGGTCCCGGCTGCTGGAGCGGGGGCTCCGGAGCCAGTGTGAG TCTCTACGGGGCCGGAAGGCCTCCCTGGAGGAGCTGCAGTCAGTGCACTCGGAGCGGCACGTGCTCCTCTATGGCACCAACCCGCTCAGCCGCCTCAAACTGGACAATGGGAAGCTGGCAG GGCTCCTGGCACAGCGGATGTTCGTGATGCTGCCCTGCGGTGGCGTTGGG GTGGATACCGACACCATCTGGAATGAGCTGCACTCCTCCAATGCGGCCCGCTGGGCTGCCGGCAGCGTCACTGACCTCGCCTTCAAAGTGGCTTCCCGAGAGCTAAAG AACGGTTTTGCTGTGGTTCGGCCCCCAGGACACCATGCAGACCATTCCACAGCCAT gGGCTTCTGCTTCTTCAACTCAGTGGCCATCGCCTGCCGGCAGCTGCAACAACAGGGCAAGGCCAGCAAGATCCTCATCGTGGACTGG GACGTTCACCATGGCAACGGCACACAGCAGACCTTCTACCAGGACCCCAGCGTGCTCTACATCTCCCTTCATCGCCATGACGATGGCAACTTCTTCCCAGGCAGTGGGGCTGTGGATGAG GTGGGAGCTGGCAGCGGTGAGGGCTTCAATGTCAATGTGGCCTGGGCTGGAGGTCTGGACCCCCCAGTGGGGGATCCTGAGTACCTGGCCGCCTTCAG GATAGTCGTGATGCCCATCGCCCGGGAGTTCTCTCCGGACCTGGTCCTGGTGTCAGCTGGGTTTGATGCTGCCGAGGGTCACCCACCCCCGCTGGGTGGCTACCATGTTTCCGCCAAAT GTTTTGGGTACATGACGCAGCAGTTGATGAGCTTGGCGGGAGGTGCAGTGGTGCTGGCCTTGGAGGGTGGCCATGATCTCACAGCCATCTGTGATGCCTCTGAGGCCTGTGTGGCTGCTCTTCTAGGCAACAAG GTGGACCCCCTCTCAGAAGAAGGCTGGAAACAGAAACCCAACCTCAATGCCATCCGCTCTCTGGAAGCTGTGATCCGGGTGCACA GTGAATACTGGGGCTGCATGCAGCGCCTGGCCTCCTGTCCAGACTCCTGGGTGCCCAGGGTGCCCGGGGCCGATGCAGAAGAAGTGGAGGCAGTAACTGCTCTGGCATCCCTCTCCGTGGGCATCCTTACGGAAGAGCG gacctcagagcagctggtggaggaggaagaaCCCATGAATCTTTAG